Proteins found in one Panicum hallii strain FIL2 chromosome 4, PHallii_v3.1, whole genome shotgun sequence genomic segment:
- the LOC112891205 gene encoding uncharacterized protein LOC112891205, producing the protein MGRGRGRGRKQLTNGRIHEDKGSSGEEVVVPARKRRGRPQKRVAAEKIIEAEVKKLEEADDGDEDYVVGAGDGAKLKGSAGVGTNKRNRVPKEEEEEGSNLDMEENSSSTRSSNDESTRSNGFRQSGSRRKSTPRRAAEAGL; encoded by the coding sequence ATGGGTAGGGGGAGGGGCAGAGGGAGGAAGCAGCTCACCAATGGCAGGATCCATGAGGACAAGGGGAGCAGCGGTGAGGAGGTCGTCGTGCCTGCAAGGAAGAGGAGGGGGCGGCCCCAAAAGCGCGTCGCCGCCGAGAAGATCATTGAAGCGGAGGTGAAGAAACTGGAGGAGGCTGATGACGGCGATGAGGACTATGTGGTGGGAGCAGGGGATGGTGCCAAACTAAAGGGTTCCGCAGGGGTTGGTACCAACAAGAGGAACAGGGTGcccaaggaagaagaagaagagggttCAAATCTTGACATGGAGGAGAACAGCTCCAGTACTCGGTCCAGCAATGATGAGTCGACCAGGTCCAATGGGTTCCGGCAATCTGGTAGCCGCCGGAAGAGCAcgccacggcgggcggcggaggcggggttatag
- the LOC112888873 gene encoding beta-glucosidase 24-like: protein MPRLALLPLLLPFFFAVPTAKPEKIISRSQFPKGFLFGTASSAYQYEGAVREGGRGPSIWDTYTHTHPEKIANGSNGDIAIDSYHRYQEDVKIMKDIGFKAYRFSISWTRILPNGKLSGGINMEGIKYYDNLINKLISEGVEPFVTLFHWDSPQALEQQYGGFLSQHIMEDFRDYANICFREFGDRVKNWITFNEPWSFSVGGYSSGILAPGRCSSWENSGCSIGDSGKEPYIVAHNQLLAHAAAVQVYRDKYQGKQKGKIGITLVSNWMIPYSNSKKDKDAAKRALEFMYGWFMDPLTKGDYPLSMKTLVGNRLPRFTKQQSKAINGSFDFIGLNYYTARYIQNTNYSNNRNKSYNADSLTNQTVERHGTAIGPKAGSPWLYIYPKGIEELLLYTKKTYNNPTIYITENGVDEINNENLPLQEALVDNTRIEFYRQHLFHIQRALKEGADVRGYFAWSLFDNFEWMDGYTVRFGINYIDYKDGLKRYPKHSGKWFQDFLHK from the exons ATGCCTCGGCTAGCGCTTCTGCCCTTGctcttgcctttcttcttcgCGGTGCCAACCGCGAAGCCAGAGAAGATCATCTCAAGGAGCCAGTTCCCCAAGGGCTTCCTCTTCGGCACAGCGTCGTCGGCCTACCAG TATGAAGGAGCTGTGAGGGAGGGCGGCAGAGGGCCAAGCATCTGGGACACCTACACTCACACTCACCCAG AGAAGATAGCAAATGGAAGCAACGGAGACATAGCAATCGATTCCTACCATCGTTATCAG GAGGATGTCAAAATCATGAAGGATATAGGCTTTAAAGCCTATAGATTTTCTATTTCTTGGACAAGAATTCTGCCTA ATGGAAAACTGAGTGGAGGGATCAACATGGAAGGAATAAAATACTACGACAACCTCATTAACAAGCTAATTTCAGAAG GAGTTGAACCATTTGTGACCCTTTTTCATTGGGATTCCCCACAAGCATTAGAACAGCAGTATGGTGGCTTCTTGAGCCAGCACATTAT GGAAGACTTCCGTGACTATGCCAACATATGCTTTAGGGAGTTTGGAGACAGGGTCAAGAACTGGATAACTTTCAATGAGCCTTGGAGTTTCAGTGTTGGTGGCTATTCCAGTGGTATATTAGCACCTGGCAGATGCTCCTCTTGGGAAAATTCAGGATGTAGCATTGGAGACTCTGGAAAGGAACCTTACATTGTAGCTCATAACCAACTTCTCGCTCACGCTGCAGCCGTTCAGGTGTACAGAGACAAATACCAG GGGAAGCAAAAAGGAAAAATAGGAATTACTCTAGTCAGTAATTGGATGATTCCATACTCAAATTCCAAGAAAGACAAGGACGCTGCCAAGCGTGCACTGGAATTTATGTATGGCTG GTTCATGGATCCTTTAACTAAGGGAGATTACCCACTCAGTATGAAAACACTAGTTGGTAATAGATTACCAAGATTCACGAAACAACAGTCAAAGGCAATAAATGGATCGTTCGACTTCATCGGTCTCAACTACTATACAGCAAGATACATTCAGAACACCAACTATAGCAACAATAGAAACAAAAGCTATAATGCTGATTCACTGACCAATCAAACAG TTGAAAGACATGGGACAGCTATTGGTCCAAAG GCTGGATCTCCTTGGCTCTACATCTATCCAAAAGGTATAGAAGAGCTCCTGCTATACACCAAGAAGACATACAACAATCCTACAATCTACATCACAGAAAATG GTGTTGATGAAATTAACAATGAAAACCTACCACTTCAAGAAGCCTTAGTTGACAATACCAGAATAGAATTCTACAGGCAACACCTATTCCACATTCAAAGAGCCCTCAA GGAAGGAGCTGATGTACGAGGATATTTTGCATGGTCGCTATTTGACAATTTCGAGTGGATGGATGGTTATACTGTGAGATTTGGTATTAATTATATCGACTACAAGGATGGTTTGAAAAGATATCCAAAGCATTCCGGCAAATGGTTCCAGGATTTCCTTCATAAATAA
- the LOC112888872 gene encoding CDK5RAP3-like protein, translating into MHDPSEIRNLPIDIAFGRLQEWLVDRKRVPQDWRKRLAGIRARIAAAFPSLPRDLHPSLLGLEPEEIGYLEAKKIYSILLDSNTESRNIFGRLTGSAGEWESIVKAYEKDHVFLGEAAQIMVQNVNYDIPYQRKQMQKTQQQLAELDRREADIKRLAAMSATRYVEACQELGLQGVNVREELIESAKTLPSTFSKILEVLNSDPVSKAIEHYTAFVRDCHSEDKGNCDSVLHNLKKLQESPPSLNVSVYNEVESSTGEALKSHGSVEQIDSNVPAEDIDWDISVDANEIDWDIGAVEQPVEESGDGFGSYEIIDANIELAGSENYNVSVSDNPSLNKEGLSSSGSGICWDITADDSEESVHHNANIQNAPILSEDRSRLLEKEYRNDILDDLLEVKSFLTQRLGEMRNGDTSSLQHQVQAVSPFVLQQYAPDSLENMLVEVSSAISLLTNQKTLDLIMILNSKRFLDRLVSTLEEKKHHEVKLREGLGDLSVKRMELQNALSSSWPKQEAAITKTRELKKLCEATLSSVFDGRPVHIIGEINTLLSSSVSQLAG; encoded by the exons aTGCACGACCCGTCGGAGATCCGCAACCTCCCCATCGACATCGCCTTCGGCCGCCTCCAGGAGTGGCTCGTCGACCGCAAGCGGGTGCCGCAGGACTGGCGGAAGCGCCTCGCCGGCATCCGCGCCCGGATCGCCGCGGCCTTCCCGTCCCTTCCACGGGACCTGCACCCCTCGCTCCTCGGCCTCGAGCCCGAAG AAATCGGGTATCTTGAAGCGAAGAAGATATACAGCATCCTACTGGACTCCAACACGGAGAGCCGCAACATATTTGGCCGCCTGACGGGATCCGCG GGTGAATGGGAGTCCATTGTGAAAGCTTACGAGAAGGACCATGTCTTCCTTGGAGAGGCGGCACAGATCATGGTTCAGAATGTGAACTACGACAT TCCATACCAGAGAAAGCAGATGCAGAAGACTCAGCAGCAGCTTGCTGAGCTCGATCGAAGGGAGGCTGACATTAAGCGTCTCGCAGCTATGTCAGCTACTAGATATGTAGAAGCTTGCCAGGAGCTTGGTTTGCAG GGAGTAAATGTGCGGGAAGAACTAATAGAGTCTGCAAAGACACTTCCATCTACATTTAGCAAAATCTTGGAAGTGCTGAACAGTGACCCTGTCTCAAAGGCCATTGAGCACTACACAGCTTTTGTTAGAGACTGCCATTCTGAGGACAAG GGAAATTGTGATTCTGTGCTGCACAATCTGAAAAAGTTGCAGGAAAGTCCTCCTTCTCTCAATGTCTCAGTATATAATGAGGTCGAAAGTTCTACTGGGGAGGCATTGAAATCTCATGGGTCTGTGGAACAAATTGACTCCAATGTTCCTGCAGAAGATATTGATTGGGACATTTCTGTGGATGCCAATGAAATTGATTGGGATATTGGTGCTGTTGAACAACCAGTTGAAGAATCTGGTGACGGTTTTGGATCATATGAAATCATTGATGCTAACATAGAGCTGGCAGGTTCTGAAAATTATAATGTTAGTGTCTCGGACAACCCATCTTTGAACAAAGAGGGTCTTTCTTCATCTGGGTCTGGGATTTGCTGGGACATCACCGCTGATGATTCTGAAGAAAGTGTGCATCATAATGCTAATATTCAGAATGCTCCAATTTTATCTGAAGATAGAAGTCGTTTGCTGGAGAAGGAATACAGGAATGATATTCTAGATGATTTACTTGAG GTAAAATCATTTTTGACTCAACGCTTAGGGGAGATGAGGAATGGTGATACATCATCTCTACAGCATCAAGTGCAAGCTGTCTCACCTTTTGTTCTCCAGCAGTATGCTCCTGATAGTTTGGAGAATATGCTTGTAGAGGTTTCTTCAGCAATCTCATTGCTCACTAACCAGAAGACTCTTGACCTTATAATGATCCTTAACTCTAAAAG GTTTCTAGACAGATTAGTTTCTACTTTAGAAGAGAAGAAGCATCATGAGGTAAAACTACGGGAAGGTTTAGGTGATTTATCCGTTAAGCGCATGGAGCTGCAGAATGCGCTGTCGTCATCATGGCCGAAGCAA GAGGCTGCAATTACAAAAACAAGAGAACTAAAGAAGCTGTGTGAGGCAACACTATCATCTGTTTTTGATGGCAGGCCGGTGCATATAATTGGAGAGATCAATACTTTGCTGAGCTCAAGTGTTAGTCAATTAGCTGGATGA
- the LOC112888874 gene encoding thioredoxin-like protein Clot — protein sequence MTVEKVDATLADFGAHFERLFASPDGKVKLLLFLADREPGSSLTWCPDCNVAEPVIYERLEALRGRDAVLLRAYVGDKPTWRDPAHPWRVDPRFALTGVPTLIRWEGGAAAARLGDEEAHLKDKVDALLGAGGN from the exons ATGACGGTGGAGAAGGTGGACGCGACGCTGGCCGACTTCGGCGCCCACTTCGAGCGCCTCTTCGCGTCCCCCGACGGCAAGGTGAAGCTGCTGCTCTTCCTGGCGGACCGCGAGCCCGGCTCCTCCCTCACCTGGTGCCCCG ATTGCAACGTGGCGGAGCCGGTGATCTACGAGCGGCTGGAGGCCCTGCGGGGCCGGGACGCGGTGCTCCTGCGCGCCTACGTGGGTGACAAGCCCACGTGGCGCGACCCGGCGCACCCGTGGAGGGTGGACCCCAGGTTCGCGCTCACGGGCGTCCCGACGCTGATCCGCTGGgagggcggcgccgccgccgcccgcctcggGGACGAAGAGGCGCACCTCAAGGACAAGGTCGACGCCCTCCTCGGGGCCGGCGGCAACTGA
- the LOC112891191 gene encoding 60S ribosomal protein L31-like — MSEKKQRPGGARKDEVITREYTINLHKRLHGCTFKKKAPNAIKEIRKFAQKAMGTTDVRVDVKLNKHIWSSGIRSVPRRVRVRIARKRNDEEDAKEELYSLVTVAEIPPEGLKGLGTKLVEDDE, encoded by the exons ATGTCGGAGAAGAAGCAGCGCCCTGGCGGGGCCAGGAAGGACGAGGTGATCACCCGCGAGTACACCATCAACCTCCACAAGCGCCTCCACGGATG CACCTTCAAGAAGAAGGCCCCCAACGCCATCAAGGAGATCAGGAAGTTTGCGCAGAAGGCGATGGGCACCACAGATGTCAGGGTCGATGTGAAGCTCAACAAGCACATCTGGAGCAGTGGTATCCGCAGTGTGCCAAGGCGCGTCCGTGTCAGGATTGCACGCAAGAGGAACGATGAGGAAGATGCCAAGGAGGAGCTCTACTCTCTTGTCACTGTCGCCGAGATCCCCCCGGAGGGGCTAAAGGGCCTGGGCACCAAGCTTGTCGAGGACGATGAGTAG